One Panicum virgatum strain AP13 chromosome 9K, P.virgatum_v5, whole genome shotgun sequence genomic region harbors:
- the LOC120649003 gene encoding COP1-interacting protein 7-like isoform X2: protein MRPETRLQSAVFQLTPTRTRCDLVVVANGRKEKIASGLLNPFIAHLKVAQEQITKGGYSITLEPDPEIDASWFTRGTVERFVRFVSTPEVLERVTTIESEILQIEDAISVQVNESLGLRSATVEDRNGKLVDCMEGNKTGFDPDADMALVPYKASTQPTLPVQNNGGTQEENSKAQLLRVLETRRTVLRKEQAMAFARAVAAGFDTDNLVYLITFAERFGASRLMKACTQFIGLWKQKHETGQWIEVEPEAMSARSEFPPFNPSGIMFMGDSMKQTMETMSVSNGDASEDASKADQRTTQHSGAPHEFFHGPYQSAYPPWAMHPPYSMQGMPYYPGMNPYYPPPYPPIDDTRYRHSERRVSKKYSSDSKDSETSDDESDQSGSERDISYGHRSHNKNKRTGKKPSVVVIRNINVTSKRHGSSEIESQIGSDVASEDSDDLNTKSRKKKNKSSSSKKKDARKIILESVDDYNKDEMSYGQDGDQGNWNVFQSFLLRADERTRDNDAELFTTENKPPPARKESTSIDDSILLTEQDSAGANERNTAGFNIENGRTRPHQMLSGDELMMSRQGSGVASDGIKEIEGGDARYRRGASDDFMIYGQEKSTDRGSCLDPLAEAQYKNPTLVEKNAHSMADESFMIPLRFTSDDNLGPESHTAIDIDVELPSTVQKISDAKAGGQLFYEPDELMPERVCENISFGYDPAMDYNEMQSQPASMVEDSPVEEAALTNADEVKKPEKDKRIRSSQESSDKRRKDASVRRLSSSKGPMTDAQKRAQNLRLYKADLQKAKKEQVEEEQMKRLERLKLERQKRIAARSSTSSASTTLQQPKVKPSFKVSPSTYKSSKFSDAEPASSSPLRKVPAKTTPGTDPHPQKTAKASKLIGNTNAVSKSTPSLTDMKEKSGKAESSSERLKKLAEPKTSSFTDHPSNLKSASVDHPRRRSMPQDTQRKKISAIMQLDQSKSATLPELKVKSPQAPAVVNNAIATKEKKVVSHGGKAPTTETAGVKKINGNISRMNSSDDSVVVEKTVVMLENEVVSTPPVTLHSGRNSAKETSSDDRTEKPSPELDYTAIRGPPSPHILPDAESPVTNGPDDQGNSYEVVTECRKDEPERPSLAAVEKPYQAPFARVTSLENASDYSPLPVQESKLLVPSHSIKARVPEPVHSSVDCNEVNEKPRSKEPKGFRKLLKFGRKSHTSALAEGAMDSDASSIDESPAGDGSMLKNLISQEDSGASSKASRSFSLLSPFRSKHKVIVL, encoded by the exons ATGAGGCCGGAGACGCGGCTTCAATCGGCGGTGTTCCAGCTCACCCCGACCCGCACCAG GTGTGATTTAGTTGTGGTGGCGAATGGAAGGAAGGAAAAGATAGCCTCTGGTTTGCTGAACCCATTCATCGCTCATCTTAAGGTTGCACAAGAGCAGATTACCAAGGGAGGCTATTCCATCACACTTGAGCCAGATCCAGAGATTGATGCATCATGGTTTACCAGGGGAACAGTGGAGAG ATTTGTTCGTTTTGTCAGTACACCGGAGGTCCTGGAGCGAGTCACAACAATAGAGTCCGAAATATTGCAGATTGAAGATGCCATTTCCGTCCAGGTCAATGAAAGCCTTGGTTTGAGATCTGCAACT GTGGAAGACCGAAATGGGAAATTGGTGGACTGCATGGAAG GTAATAAGACAGGCTTTGATCCTGATGCAGATATGGCACTTGTTCCATATAAG GCTAGCACACAGCCAACTCTACCAGTGCAGAATAATGGTGGCACTCAGGAGGAGAATTCAAA agCTCAACTGCTTAGAGTGTTAGAGACGCGCAGAACAGTATTACGTAAAGAGCAGGCTATGGCATTTGCACGGGCTGTAGCAGCAGGGTTTGATACTGACAACTTGGTGTATTTGATCACATTTGCAGAGCGTTTTGGTGCTTCTCGCTTGAT GAAGGCATGTACACAATTCATTGGGCTGTGGAAGCAAAAGCATGAAACTGGACAATGGATTGAGGTTGAACCTGAAGCAATGTCTGCACGCTCCGAATTTCCTCCTTTTAATCCTTCTGGCATAATGTTTATGGGGGACAGCATGAAGCAAACTATGGAAACAATGTCTGTTTCCAATGGAGATGCAAGCGAAGATGCTTCTAAAGCAG ATCAGAGGACAACTCAGCATTCTGGAGCTCCCCATGAGTTCTTCCATGGTCCATATCAGTCAGCATATCCACCGTGGGCTATGCATCCGCCTTACTCTATGCAAGGCATGCCTTACTATCCTGGAATGAACCCATATTACCCTCCCCCCTACCCCCCAATCGATGATACCAGGTACCGCCACTCAGAAAGGAGAGTATCAAAGAAATACTCCTCAGATAGCAAGGACTCAGAAACTTCAGATGACGAAAGTGACCAGAGCGGTTCAGAGAGGGATATTTCTTATGGTCACAGGTCCCATAACAAGAATAAAAGGACAGGCAAGAAGCCCAGTGTGGTTGTCATACGGAACATAAATGTAACATCGAAAAGGCATGGATCATCAGAGATTGAATCACAAATAGGTTCAGATGTAGCATCTGAGGACAGTGATGATCTGAACACCAAGTCcagaaagaaaaagaataagagcTCAAGTTCAAAGAAGAAAGATGCTAGAAAGATCATTCTTGAGTCTGTTGATGATTATAATAAGGATGAAATGTCGTATGGGCAAGATGGAGATCAAGGGAACTGGAATGTCTTCCAAAGTTTCCTGCTAAGAGCTGATGAGAGGACAAGAGATAATGATGCTGAACTATTCACCACTGAAAACAAACCACCCCCAGCAAGGAAGGAGAGCACAAGCATTGATGATTCTATTCTCTTGACAGAGCAAGATTCTGCTGGTGCCAATGAACGTAATACAGCAGGTTTCAACATAGAAAATGGGAGGACTAGGCCGCATCAGATGCTGTCTGGTGATGAGCTTATGATGTCTAGGCAAGGTAGTGGTGTTGCTAGTGATGGCATAAAGGAGATTGAAGGTGGAGATGCAAGATACAGGAGAGGAGCAAGTGATGACTTCATGATATATGGGCAAGAAAAGTCAACAGACAGAGGGAGTTGTTTAGACCCTCTTGCGGAAGCACAGTACAAGAACCCCACACTGGTGGAAAAAAATGCGCACAGCATGGCAGATGAGTCCTTCATGATACCTCTTAGGTTCACCTCAGATGATAATCTTGGACCAGAAAGTCATACTGCCATTGACATAGATGTTGAGCTTCCCTCAACTGTTCAGAAGATATCAGATGCTAAAGCTGGTGGTCAGCTTTTCTATGAGCCAGATGAGTTGATGCCAGAGCGTGTATGCGAAAACATTTCCTTTGGATATGATCCAGCAATGGATTATAATGAGATGCAGAGCCAACCTGCTTCCATGGTTGAAGATTCACCTGTGGAAGAGGCAGCGTTGACCAATGCTGATGAAGTAAAGAAGCCAGAGAAAGATAAGAGGATAAGAAGTTCACAGGAGAGTTCGGATAAACGAAGGAAAGATGCTTCAGTGAGGAGATTATCATCGTCAAAGGGCCCAATGACTGATGCACAGAAGCGTGCACAAAACTTGCGATTATATAAAGCGGATCTTCAAAAGGCAAAGAAAGAGCAGGTA GAAGAGGAACAGATGAAACGGCTAGAGAGGCTTAAGCTGGAGAGGCAAAAGAGAATTGCGGCAAGAAGTAGCACTTCCAGTGCATCAACCACACTGCAGCAACCCAAAGTGAAACCTTCTTTCAAGGTTTCTCCTAGTACCTACAAGAGCTCAAAGTTCAGTGATGCAGAACCTGCATCCTCTTCACCTCTCAGAAAAGTTCCTGCCAAAACTACCCCAGGAACTGATCCCCATCCCCAAAAAACAGCAAAAGCAAGCAAACTAATTGGTAATACAAATGCAGTTAGTAAATCAACCCCATCATTGACAGATATGAAGGAGAAAAGTGGGAAAGCCGAATCATCCAGTGAGCGATTGAAAAAACTTGCTGAACCTAAAACCAGCAGTTTTACTGACCATCCTTCGAATCTCAAGTCAGCAAGCGTGGACCACCCACGGAGAAGAAGCATGCCACAGGATACCCAAAGAAAGAAAATTTCAGCTATAATGCAACTTGACCAGAGTAAATCAGCAACACTACCAGAACTGAAAGTCAAATCCCCACAAGCTCCTGCTGTTGTGAATAATGCAATAGCTACGAAAGAAAAGAAAGTGGTTTCACATGGAGGTAAAGCTCCTACAACAGAAACTGCTGGTGTAAAGAAAATTAATGGTAACATTTCAAGGATGAACAGCAGTGATGACAGTGTGGTGGTTGAGAAAACTGTTGTGATGCTTGAAAATGAGGTGGTTTCAACACCTCCAGTCACTCTACATTCTGGAAGAAATTCAGCAAAGGAAACTTCTAGTGATGACAGGACAGAGAAGCCCAGTCCAGAATTGGATTATACTGCCATCAGAGgtccaccttctccacataTTCTTCCGGATGCTGAGAGCCCTGTCACCAATGGACCTGATGACCAGGGGAACTCATACGAG GTGGTGACTGAGTGTCGAAAGGATGAACCTGAGAGGCCATCCTTGGCTGCCGTGGAGAAACCCTACCAGGCCCCTTTTGCTAGGGTGACATCGCTGGAGAATGCTTCAGACTACAGTCCATTGCCTGTGCAAGAATCAAAATTGCTTGTGCCTTCACATAGCATTAAGGCTCGAGTACCTGAGCCTGTGCACTCTTCAGTTGACTGCAATGAGGTAAATGAAAAACCTCGAAGCAAAGAGCCAAAAGGATTTAGGAAACTTTTGAAATTTGGCAGGAAAAGCCACACTTCAGCCTTGGCAGAGGGTGCAATGGATTCCGATGCGTCATCAATTGATGAATCCCCGGCGGGAGACG GGTCGATGCTGAAGAATCTCATTTCACAAGAGGACTCTGGTGCTTCTTCTAAAG CTTCTCGGTCGTTTTCCCTGCTGTCACCATTCCGCAGCAAGCATAAGGTGATTGTACTGTGA
- the LOC120649003 gene encoding COP1-interacting protein 7-like isoform X8 produces MVYQGNSGEIIRVVICMVGLGRFVRFVSTPEVLERVTTIESEILQIEDAISVQVEDRNGKLVDCMEGNKTGFDPDADMALVPYKASTQPTLPVQNNGGTQEENSKAQLLRVLETRRTVLRKEQAMAFARAVAAGFDTDNLVYLITFAERFGASRLMKACTQFIGLWKQKHETGQWIEVEPEAMSARSEFPPFNPSGIMFMGDSMKQTMETMSVSNGDASEDASKADQRTTQHSGAPHEFFHGPYQSAYPPWAMHPPYSMQGMPYYPGMNPYYPPPYPPIDDTRYRHSERRVSKKYSSDSKDSETSDDESDQSGSERDISYGHRSHNKNKRTGKKPSVVVIRNINVTSKRHGSSEIESQIGSDVASEDSDDLNTKSRKKKNKSSSSKKKDARKIILESVDDYNKDEMSYGQDGDQGNWNVFQSFLLRADERTRDNDAELFTTENKPPPARKESTSIDDSILLTEQDSAGANERNTAGFNIENGRTRPHQMLSGDELMMSRQGSGVASDGIKEIEGGDARYRRGASDDFMIYGQEKSTDRGSCLDPLAEAQYKNPTLVEKNAHSMADESFMIPLRFTSDDNLGPESHTAIDIDVELPSTVQKISDAKAGGQLFYEPDELMPERVCENISFGYDPAMDYNEMQSQPASMVEDSPVEEAALTNADEVKKPEKDKRIRSSQESSDKRRKDASVRRLSSSKGPMTDAQKRAQNLRLYKADLQKAKKEQVEEEQMKRLERLKLERQKRIAARSSTSSASTTLQQPKVKPSFKVSPSTYKSSKFSDAEPASSSPLRKVPAKTTPGTDPHPQKTAKASKLIGNTNAVSKSTPSLTDMKEKSGKAESSSERLKKLAEPKTSSFTDHPSNLKSASVDHPRRRSMPQDTQRKKISAIMQLDQSKSATLPELKVKSPQAPAVVNNAIATKEKKVVSHGGKAPTTETAGVKKINGNISRMNSSDDSVVVEKTVVMLENEVVSTPPVTLHSGRNSAKETSSDDRTEKPSPELDYTAIRGPPSPHILPDAESPVTNGPDDQGNSYEVVTECRKDEPERPSLAAVEKPYQAPFARVTSLENASDYSPLPVQESKLLVPSHSIKARVPEPVHSSVDCNEVNEKPRSKEPKGFRKLLKFGRKSHTSALAEGAMDSDASSIDESPAGDGSMLKNLISQEDSGASSKASRSFSLLSPFRSKHKVIVL; encoded by the exons ATGGTTTACCAGGGGAACAGTGGAGAG attATCAGGGTGGTGATTTGCATGGTTGGCCTTGGCAGATTTGTTCGTTTTGTCAGTACACCGGAGGTCCTGGAGCGAGTCACAACAATAGAGTCCGAAATATTGCAGATTGAAGATGCCATTTCCGTCCAG GTGGAAGACCGAAATGGGAAATTGGTGGACTGCATGGAAG GTAATAAGACAGGCTTTGATCCTGATGCAGATATGGCACTTGTTCCATATAAG GCTAGCACACAGCCAACTCTACCAGTGCAGAATAATGGTGGCACTCAGGAGGAGAATTCAAA agCTCAACTGCTTAGAGTGTTAGAGACGCGCAGAACAGTATTACGTAAAGAGCAGGCTATGGCATTTGCACGGGCTGTAGCAGCAGGGTTTGATACTGACAACTTGGTGTATTTGATCACATTTGCAGAGCGTTTTGGTGCTTCTCGCTTGAT GAAGGCATGTACACAATTCATTGGGCTGTGGAAGCAAAAGCATGAAACTGGACAATGGATTGAGGTTGAACCTGAAGCAATGTCTGCACGCTCCGAATTTCCTCCTTTTAATCCTTCTGGCATAATGTTTATGGGGGACAGCATGAAGCAAACTATGGAAACAATGTCTGTTTCCAATGGAGATGCAAGCGAAGATGCTTCTAAAGCAG ATCAGAGGACAACTCAGCATTCTGGAGCTCCCCATGAGTTCTTCCATGGTCCATATCAGTCAGCATATCCACCGTGGGCTATGCATCCGCCTTACTCTATGCAAGGCATGCCTTACTATCCTGGAATGAACCCATATTACCCTCCCCCCTACCCCCCAATCGATGATACCAGGTACCGCCACTCAGAAAGGAGAGTATCAAAGAAATACTCCTCAGATAGCAAGGACTCAGAAACTTCAGATGACGAAAGTGACCAGAGCGGTTCAGAGAGGGATATTTCTTATGGTCACAGGTCCCATAACAAGAATAAAAGGACAGGCAAGAAGCCCAGTGTGGTTGTCATACGGAACATAAATGTAACATCGAAAAGGCATGGATCATCAGAGATTGAATCACAAATAGGTTCAGATGTAGCATCTGAGGACAGTGATGATCTGAACACCAAGTCcagaaagaaaaagaataagagcTCAAGTTCAAAGAAGAAAGATGCTAGAAAGATCATTCTTGAGTCTGTTGATGATTATAATAAGGATGAAATGTCGTATGGGCAAGATGGAGATCAAGGGAACTGGAATGTCTTCCAAAGTTTCCTGCTAAGAGCTGATGAGAGGACAAGAGATAATGATGCTGAACTATTCACCACTGAAAACAAACCACCCCCAGCAAGGAAGGAGAGCACAAGCATTGATGATTCTATTCTCTTGACAGAGCAAGATTCTGCTGGTGCCAATGAACGTAATACAGCAGGTTTCAACATAGAAAATGGGAGGACTAGGCCGCATCAGATGCTGTCTGGTGATGAGCTTATGATGTCTAGGCAAGGTAGTGGTGTTGCTAGTGATGGCATAAAGGAGATTGAAGGTGGAGATGCAAGATACAGGAGAGGAGCAAGTGATGACTTCATGATATATGGGCAAGAAAAGTCAACAGACAGAGGGAGTTGTTTAGACCCTCTTGCGGAAGCACAGTACAAGAACCCCACACTGGTGGAAAAAAATGCGCACAGCATGGCAGATGAGTCCTTCATGATACCTCTTAGGTTCACCTCAGATGATAATCTTGGACCAGAAAGTCATACTGCCATTGACATAGATGTTGAGCTTCCCTCAACTGTTCAGAAGATATCAGATGCTAAAGCTGGTGGTCAGCTTTTCTATGAGCCAGATGAGTTGATGCCAGAGCGTGTATGCGAAAACATTTCCTTTGGATATGATCCAGCAATGGATTATAATGAGATGCAGAGCCAACCTGCTTCCATGGTTGAAGATTCACCTGTGGAAGAGGCAGCGTTGACCAATGCTGATGAAGTAAAGAAGCCAGAGAAAGATAAGAGGATAAGAAGTTCACAGGAGAGTTCGGATAAACGAAGGAAAGATGCTTCAGTGAGGAGATTATCATCGTCAAAGGGCCCAATGACTGATGCACAGAAGCGTGCACAAAACTTGCGATTATATAAAGCGGATCTTCAAAAGGCAAAGAAAGAGCAGGTA GAAGAGGAACAGATGAAACGGCTAGAGAGGCTTAAGCTGGAGAGGCAAAAGAGAATTGCGGCAAGAAGTAGCACTTCCAGTGCATCAACCACACTGCAGCAACCCAAAGTGAAACCTTCTTTCAAGGTTTCTCCTAGTACCTACAAGAGCTCAAAGTTCAGTGATGCAGAACCTGCATCCTCTTCACCTCTCAGAAAAGTTCCTGCCAAAACTACCCCAGGAACTGATCCCCATCCCCAAAAAACAGCAAAAGCAAGCAAACTAATTGGTAATACAAATGCAGTTAGTAAATCAACCCCATCATTGACAGATATGAAGGAGAAAAGTGGGAAAGCCGAATCATCCAGTGAGCGATTGAAAAAACTTGCTGAACCTAAAACCAGCAGTTTTACTGACCATCCTTCGAATCTCAAGTCAGCAAGCGTGGACCACCCACGGAGAAGAAGCATGCCACAGGATACCCAAAGAAAGAAAATTTCAGCTATAATGCAACTTGACCAGAGTAAATCAGCAACACTACCAGAACTGAAAGTCAAATCCCCACAAGCTCCTGCTGTTGTGAATAATGCAATAGCTACGAAAGAAAAGAAAGTGGTTTCACATGGAGGTAAAGCTCCTACAACAGAAACTGCTGGTGTAAAGAAAATTAATGGTAACATTTCAAGGATGAACAGCAGTGATGACAGTGTGGTGGTTGAGAAAACTGTTGTGATGCTTGAAAATGAGGTGGTTTCAACACCTCCAGTCACTCTACATTCTGGAAGAAATTCAGCAAAGGAAACTTCTAGTGATGACAGGACAGAGAAGCCCAGTCCAGAATTGGATTATACTGCCATCAGAGgtccaccttctccacataTTCTTCCGGATGCTGAGAGCCCTGTCACCAATGGACCTGATGACCAGGGGAACTCATACGAG GTGGTGACTGAGTGTCGAAAGGATGAACCTGAGAGGCCATCCTTGGCTGCCGTGGAGAAACCCTACCAGGCCCCTTTTGCTAGGGTGACATCGCTGGAGAATGCTTCAGACTACAGTCCATTGCCTGTGCAAGAATCAAAATTGCTTGTGCCTTCACATAGCATTAAGGCTCGAGTACCTGAGCCTGTGCACTCTTCAGTTGACTGCAATGAGGTAAATGAAAAACCTCGAAGCAAAGAGCCAAAAGGATTTAGGAAACTTTTGAAATTTGGCAGGAAAAGCCACACTTCAGCCTTGGCAGAGGGTGCAATGGATTCCGATGCGTCATCAATTGATGAATCCCCGGCGGGAGACG GGTCGATGCTGAAGAATCTCATTTCACAAGAGGACTCTGGTGCTTCTTCTAAAG CTTCTCGGTCGTTTTCCCTGCTGTCACCATTCCGCAGCAAGCATAAGGTGATTGTACTGTGA